The genomic region GGCTGCCGGGGCGGCGGGTGCTGGTGTCGCGGAAGTGGTCGGGCAAGTCCCTAGGCGATCACCGCCACGACCGGCAGCAGTTCGTTCGGCAACTGCTGCTGGACATCGGTGTCACGCCGGAGACGGACCGGGACACCAGTCAGGTGGTCTGGCAGAAGGTCGCCCCTGGTGACCCGGACGTGCCTCCCCGGGCGCACCTGCTTATGCACTCGGTGGCGGAGCGGCTGAGGTGGAAGGCCCAGTACTCGCTGGCGCAGTTGGCGGCCGGGGAGTCGCCGCAGCGCCGGATCTTTCGGCAACTCGACCGGCAGCGGCATAGGGGGCGGTGATGGGTAACAGCAACGACCGGCTGTGGAGCGTCCAGGACTTGTCGGCGTTCCTCGATATTCCGGTGCACACGATTCGGGGCTGGCGCAAGACCGGCTACGGGCCGCCCGCTCGGCGGGTTGGGAAGCACCTGCGCTGGGACCCGGTGCAGGTCCGCCGGTGGTTCGACGGGCTCGGCCAGAACGACGCGGCCTGACCACATTCGCTGCTGGGCCAAGGGGAGAAGACTGCCATGGGGCACATTCAGGACCGCTGGTTCAAGGTCGAGAAGGACGCGGTGACCGGTAAGCCGGTGCTTGATGCCAAGGGCAAGCCGGTGAAGGTGAAGACCGATCTGCACGGCGTCGGCCTGCGGTACAAGGTGCGCTACCTCGACCCGGACGGGAACGAGCGCAGCAAGACCTTCCCGAACGGGAAACTCGCACTGGCACAGGCGTTTCTGCACCAGGTCGAGAACGACAAGCACAAGGGGACGTACCTCGATCCGGACAAGGGGCGGGTGCTGTTCCGGAAGCTCGGTGAGGACTGGCTGAACTCGCGGACCTTCGATGAGTCGAGCCGGGAGGGGACGGAGTTCCGGCTCAAGCTGCATGTGTTCCCGTACTTGGGGGACAAGGAGATCCGGGCGATCCTGCCGTCGCACATCCAGGAGTGGGACCGGGAGCTTCAGAAGAAGGGGCTTGCCGAGACGTACCGGCGGACGATCTTCGCCAACGTTTCGGCAATCTTCACGGCCGCGATCGACGATGAGCGGATCACGAAGAACCCGTGCAACGCGAAGTCGGTGACGAAGCCGCGGGGCGAGTACCCGAAGGTGGTGCCGTGGCCGGAGCAGCGGGTGCACGCGGTGCGGGCCAAGCTCGGGGAGCGGTACCGGGTCATGATCGACGCTGGGGCTGGGTGCGGGCTCCGGCAGGGTGAGGTGTTCGGGCTCTCGCCGACTGACGTCACCGAGGATGGCCAGAAGCTGAGGGTCGAGCGGCAGATCAAGATCGTCCGGGGACGCCTGGTGTTCGCGCTGCCCAAGCACCGGAAGGTCCGGGAGGTGCCGCTATCCGCGACCGGGAATGCCGCGATCAAGGCGCACAGCGAGAAGTTCGAGCCACTGCCGGTGACGCTGCCGTGGGAGGAACCGGACGGCAAGCTGGTGACGGTGAACCTGCTGCTGTACACGCGGGAGCGGAAGCCGATCTACCGGCACTCGTTCAACCACCACGTGTGGAAGCCAGCTCTGCGGGAAGCCGGCGTGGAGAACCCGCAGCGGGCTGACGGGTTTCACGCTCTGCGGCACTTCTTCGCCTCGCTGCTGCTCGATGACGGGATCAGTATCCGGGCACTGGCCGAGTTCCTCGGGCATGCTGACCCGGCGTTCACACTGCGGGTGTACACGCACCTGATGCCATCCAGCCATGAGCGCACTCGTGGTGCCGTTGATCGTGTATTCAGCAGCACTAAGAGGAAAGCGGCTTGACCAGAGCGCTGGCGTTACTCGCCATCGGCGAGGTCACGCGCCAGCGTGGCAGTGAGGTCGTCGAGACTGGATTCGATCATCGGCCAGGAGATTTGCTCCGGTGGCTCCTGCTTCAAGGCGACGTAGCCGGTCATCATGTCGAGCTTCTCGACGTGGGTGAGAACCGATGGTGCGGTCTGAGGCGACAGCAAGCGCACGCGTCCCAGAAGGAGATCCATCTGTCGACGGTCGATGTCACCGGCGGACTTCGCATTGACCCAGTGACTCCACAGTTTCGGAGATGGGGATCGCCCGATGATCATGTAGTGCTGGAACTTCCGAAGGTCGCGCTGCCATTTGTCGACGGTCGCAAGTACGTCGGCGTACAGATCTCGCTTCTGGTCAGTGAATCTGTGGCGGTCTTCCCGCACCCACTGGGTTTCGCGGAGCTTGAACTCTCGCCGTCCTTGCATCAGTTGACCGACCACAACGCCGATGAGCGCGATCAGAGCACCGATCGCAGATGCACCCAACGGGATGAGCAGGTTGATGTTGGTCATGCAGAGACTGTGAACCTTCAGTGTCACCGAGCGGTGCCGACAGGGACACAAACGGCCGAGGGCCGGGTGGTCGTGGTGACCAACCCGGCCCTCGGCCGTTGGAGCTGCTGGCGTCTCAGGTCCCAATCACACGGCCTGGAGACGGCCTATCCAGGGCCTCAAGCCAGGAAATGCCTGGTAGAAGCCCGGGACCGATCACACGTCGTAGTAGAGCGCGAACTCGTACGGGTGCGGGCGGAGGCGGATCGGGTCGATCTCGTTCTCGCGCTTGTAGGAGATCCAGGTCTCGATGACGTCTGGGGTGAACACGCCGCCCTCGAGGAGGAAGTCGTGGTCGCGCTCCAGGTTGTCCAGGACCTCGCCCAGGGAGCCGGGGACCTGGGGGACGTTCTTGGCTTCCTCGGGGGGGAGCTCGTAGAGGTCCTTGTCGATCGGGGCCGGGGGCTCGATCTTGTTCTTGATGCCGTCCAGGCCGGCCATCAGCATGGCGGCGAAGGCCAGGTACGGGTTGCCGGAGGAGTCCGGGCAGCGGAACTCGACGCGCTTGGCCTTGGGGTTGTTGCCGGTGATCGGGATGCGGATGCACGCCGAGCGGTTGCGGGAGCTGTAGACCAGGTTCACCGGGGCCTCGTAGCCCGGCACCAGGCGGTGGTAGGAGTTCACCGTCGGGTTGGTGAAGGCCAGCAGGCTCGGCGCGTGGTGCAGCAGGCCGCCGATGTAGTGCCGCGCGGTGTCGGACAGGCCGCCGTAGCCGGACTCGTCGTGGAAGAGCGGGGAGCCTTCCTTCCACAGCGACTGGTGGGCGTGCATGCCCGAGCCGTTGTCACCGTAGAGCGGCTTCGGCATGAAGGTGGCGGTCTTGCCGTTGGCCCACGCGGTGTTCTTGACGATGTACTTGAACAGCTGCAGGTCGTCCGCGGCGTGCAGCAGGGTGTTGAACTTGTAGTTGATCTCGGCCTGGCCCGCGGTGCCGACCTCGTGGTGGGCGCGCTCGACGGTGAAGCCGGAGTCGATCAGGTTCAGTGTGATCTTGTCGCGCAGGTCGGCGAAGTGGTCGGTCGGGGAGACCGGGAAGTAGCCGCCCTTGAACTTGACCTTGTAGCCCTTGTTGCCGCCCTCTTCGTCGGCGCCGGTGTTCCACCAGCCCGCGACCGAATCGACCTCGTGGAAGGAGGCGTTCTCCCGGTTCTCGAAGCGCACCGAGTCGAAGAGGTAGAACTCCGCCTCCGCCCCGAAGAAGCAGGCGTCGGCGATGCCGGACTCGGTGATGTACTGCTCGGCCTTGCGCGCGATGTTGCGCGGGTCGCGGCTGTACGGCTCCCGGGTCAGCGGGTCGTGCACGAAGAAGTTGATGATGAGGGTCTTCTCGATCCGGAACGGGTCGAGCCGCGCGGTGGCCACATCGGGCAGCAGCAGCATGTCGGACTCGTGGATCGACTGGAAACCGCGCACCGAGGAGCCGTCGAAGGCGAGGCCCTCCTCGAACGTGTCGCGCTCGAACGAGGCGGCAGGCACGGTGAAGTGCTGCATGATGCCGGGCAGGTCGCAGAACCGCACGTCAATGAACTTCACGCCGTTGTCGGCGATGAAGCTCAGGACCTCGTCGGGATTGGTGAACACCCTCGTTGGCTCCTTCGTTGTTGTGCCGGCAGGGCCGGCGTCTTCGCACGCCGTCAGGACAACCGGCGCAGAGCCGGCCCTGTTGCGAGTGACCGTATGACCATGGTGTTGCTCGGTCATCACCCGAGTGTTTCACCGGTGTTAACGACGCCCCATCTCGGGGAACGGCACCACCTGGTCGGGGCAACCACATCAGCCCGGCCTACCCTTGACACCGTGAGCAGGTGGACGGGTTCGTGGTTGTCAGGACCGGGCGCGGCGCGGGAGGGTGATCCGGCCGAAGAGCCTGGTCATCGAGGGGAGCGGCTCGGGCTGCCGGAGTCCGGGCTGGGCTCGGTGGCCGGGACCGGACGCCGGTTCCTGGCGCTGCTCATCGACTGGGTGCCGTGCGCGGCGGTCGGCAACTTCCTCACCACCAACCCGGCGGTGTCCACGATCGCGCTGTTCGCGTTGCTGACCGTGGTCAGCCTGGCCGTCTTCGGCCGTACGCCAGGGCACTGGGTGGCCGGGATCAAACCGGCCTCGCTGACCGGGCAGCGGCTGTCCTTCGGGCACTCGGTGCTGCGCACCCTGCTGCTGTGCCTGGTGATCCCGCCGCTGGTGATGGATGTGGACGGACGTGGCCTGCACGACCACGTCGCCCGCACCGTCGTCACGATCGCGCGTTAGAGCTGCCTCACCGGCGGCGGATGGTGCGCTGCACGTTGCGCATCTTCGCGCCCTGCGGCAGCGGGCCCTTGGGCAGCGCGGCGCCCCGGCTGGCCAGCGCGGCCAGTCGCTTCTCGATGACGTCCATCTGGGCCACGGTGATGTTGCGCGGCAGCTTGGACAGGTGGGTCTGCAGGCGGCGCAGCGGGACCTGCTTCTCGTCCTCGTCGTTGCCCACGATGACGTCGTAGATCGGGGTGTCGCCGATCAGCCTGCCGATGCGCTTCTTCTCCTGGGCGAGCAGCGGCTTCACCCGGTGCGGCACACCCTCGCCGACCAGCACCACACCCGGGCGGCCGAGCACCCGGTGCACCGCGTCCAGCTGGGTGGTGCCCGCGACCGCCTGGGTCACCCGCCACTTGCCGCGCAGGTTGCCCAGCGCCCACGCCGCCGCGCCGGCCTGGCCGTCGGCCTTGGAGTACACGTTGCGCTGCACGCGCCGGCCGAAGATGCTCACCGCGAGCAACGCGCCGATGGCGATGCCCAGCGGCAGCACCACCCACGGGTAGCCGATGAGCCAGCCGATCCCGAACACCACGCCCGTGCTGCCCAGCACCGCCAGGATCATCAGCGGCAACAGCCACTTGTCCTCACGGCGCTGCATCTTGAACGCTTCGAAGATCTGCTTGCGGCGTGCCTTGGACGCGGCGCGACGCTCGCGGCTTGCTTCCTTGGCAGCCGCCTTGTCCAGCTTGGGGGGCTTCGGGGCCATGGTCCCAGGATACGGCCGTGACCCCGGCTCACCTATTCGGGCGGGTGAAGCCCGAGCAGGAGCCCCCGCGACTCCGCGAAACAGCCGTCGCCTTGCGCGGAAGAGGCGTGGCGCGCCAGCGACACGGCGGGCTCTTGACTCCGCGGCGGGGTTGATTTTTCGCGTCGTGCGTTCGTGCCCTCGACACACCGAAGCTTGCTTCGGCGGTGTGGCGAGGGCACGAACGCACGACATAAGGAGCGAAAAATCCCGCGTGCGGAGCACGCCAATGTCACAGCTCCCGCTACCTGGCCATCAGGGCGGTGATCTCCTGGGCGCCCGGACCGGCCTCCGCGAGGTGGCTCAGGTGCTCGGGAACCTGCTCGCCGCGGAACTGCTTCGCCTGCGCGTACAGCCGCCCGGCGCGGTAGGAGGACCGGACCAGCGGGCCTGCCATCACGCCGGCGAAGCCGATGCGCTCCGCCGTTTCCTTGTGCGCGACGAACTCCTCCGGCTTGACCCAGCGCTCCACCGGGTGGTGGCGCAGGCTCGGCCGCAGGTACTGGGTGATGGTGATGATGTCGCAGCCCGCGTCGTGCAGGTCCTGCAGCGCCTCGGTGACCTCGTCCGGGGTCTCGCCCATGCCGAGGATCAGGTTGCTCTTGGTGACCAGGCCGGACTCGCGGGCCTCGGTGATCACCTGGAGGGAGCGCTCGTACCGGAAGGCGGGGCGGATCCGCTTGAAGATGCGGGGCACCGTCTCCAGGTTGTGCGCCAGCACCTCGGGGCGGGAGCCGAAGACCTCGGCCAGCTGCTCGGGGTCGGCGTTGAAGTCCGGGATGAGCAGCTCGACGCCGGTGCCGGGGTTGAGCGCGTGGATCTGGCGGACCGTCTCGGCGTAGAGCCAGGCGCCGCCGTCGGGCAGGTCGTCGCGGGCGACGCCGGTGACGGTGGAGTAGCGCAGGCCCATGGCCTGCACGGACTCGGCCACCCGGCGCGGTTCCTCGGCGTCGAAGTCGGCGGGCTTGCCGGTGTCGATCTGGCAGAAGTCGCAGCGGCGGGTGCACTGGTCACCGCCGATGAGGAAGGTGGCCTCGCGGTCTTCCCAGCACTCGTAGATGTTGGGGCAGCCGGCTTCCTCGCAGACCGTGTGCAGGCCCTCGCGTTTGACGAGGCCCTTCAGCTCGCGGTACTCGGGACCCATCTTCGCCCTGGTCTTGATCCACGAGGGCTTCTTCTCGATGGGCGTCTGGCTGTTACGAACCTCCAGCCGCAGGAGCTTGCGGCCCTCGGGCACCACGGTCATACCCGTCAGACTACGTCCCCGCGGCCGGTGACCCCAGCCCAGCGGGGGAGGGCGCGGTCACACGTCAGGCCGGGTCCGGCGCGATCCCGGTCAACTTGCCGCTGACCTCGTACAACTCCGCCGCCACCGCGGTGTCCTGGGACTCCGGCGAGCAGCCGGCCAGGCCGGGGCCGCCCCAGACCTCGCCCGGTCCGGCCGGTCCGTAGTACTGCCCGCCGCGCACCGTCGGCGCGGTGGCCGCGTACAGCTGGGAGAGCACCCCGCGCTCGGTGCGCATGGTGGCGACCTTGTTGAACAGGCCGACGCCGACCTCCAGCAGCTTGTTCCGCCTGGCCCGCCCGCCGTTGGCGGCCAGCTCGGTGTCGGTGAGGCCGGGGTGCGCGGCCAGGCTGAGCACGTCGGCGTCGGCCGCGGACAGCCGGCGGTCGAGCTCCTGGGCGAACATCAGGTTGGCCAGCTTGGACTCGCTGTAGGCGACGAAGGCGTTGTAGCGGCGGCGCTCGTAGTTGAGGTCGTCCAGGCGCAGCGTGGTGCGGCGGTGCGCGAGGCTGGACAGGGTGACCACCCGCGCGCCGGGGGCCTGCCGCAGCGCGGGCATGAGCAGCCAGGTCAGCGCGGCGTGGCCGAGGTGGTTGGTGCCCATCTGGATCTCGAAGCCGTCCGCGGTGCGACCCAGCGGCGGGCCGAAGACGCCCGCGTTGTTCATCAGCACGTGCAGCCGGTCACCGGCGCGTTCCCGGATGTCCGCGGCCGCCGCGCGCACCGAGGCCAGGTCGGACAGGTCCAGCCGGACCAGTTCGACCTTGGCCCTCGGCGCGGTGGTGCGGACCTGGTCGACGGCGCGCGCCCCGCGCTCCGGCGAACGGCAGGCCAGTAAGAGGTGCGCGCCCTTGGCGGCCAGCGCGTAGGCGCTGTGCAGACCGAGCCCGGAGTTGGCCCCGGTGATCACGATGGTGCGCCCGCTCTGGTCGGGCATGTCCTCGGCCGTCCAGTCCCGCATGCCGCCCACCCCGTCTCGCCGCCGTCGAGTGCCCAGTCTCCCGGACACCCAGTCCAACGCCGTGGGCGGGCGAGAGTTCCGAAGGGCGGGCAGAGAGGGGGATGCGCACCCACTTGCCGCGTTGGAAGGCGTGGCGCGCCAGCGACACGCCGGGCTCTTTGACCCTGCGACGGGTGTGATTTTTTCGCGTCGTGCGTTCGTGCCCTCGACACACCGAAGCTTGCTTCGGGGGTGTGGCGAGGGCACGAACGCACGACATGAGGAGCGAAAAAATCCCGCGTGCGGAGCACGCCAATGTGACAGTTCTTTAAGCGCTGGCAGCCATCCGCCGGAACAGTCCCCGGGTCGAGCTGCACCGGGACTGCGCGCGCTCGCCATCCCGGGCCAGTGCCAGGAACGCCGCCCCAACCCGCTCGATCTCCTCAGCGGACTCACGCACATCGGCCAGCCCGGTCACCAGCGCCAGCGTCCGCCGCTCGTGCGCGATCGCCTCCGGGATCTCGCCAGCGCCCGCGTCGAGCAGGCGGCGCAGCGTGGGCTCCTCGGTGGCAAGGCGCTGCCAGGCGGCGGTGGCGGCTTCGACCCGGTCGCCGTGTTCGTGCAGGGCGAGCTCGAGGTGGCCGGTGAGGCGGAGCATCCAGCGGTAGTGCAGGGCGGCCAGCAGTTCGGCGTGGTCGGTGAAGATGTCGGCGGCGTGGGGGATCTCCGCCAGCGGCACGGTGGATTCCCCGGTGCGCTCGGCCCAGCGCAGGGCGGCGTCGATGACGTCTCGCCGCCGGTAGAAGTCGTTCCAGCTCATGGCGCCCCTCCTTGTCGCGACCCGCCCCATACCCGGAGTTTCCGGCGTACCGACGGTATGGCTCCGACACGGAGAACATACCACGAGTACGTACCGTCGGTATGTCGTAGTGTTGTGAGTATGGCGACAGCGCGGCCGCGGCGTATGGAATATTCGGAATCCACCAGGCAGGCCCTGGTGGACAGCGCCGTGGAGCTGTTCACCAGAAAGGGTTACGCGGGCACCTCGCTTGATGAGATCGCGGCGAAAGCGCGGGTCACCAAGGGCGCGCTCTACCACCATTTCGGCGGTAAGCAGGCATTGTTCGAGGCCGCTTTCGACTCGGTGGAGACCGACATGCTGGCCCGGCTGGCCAAGATCGTCGCGCAGCCCGGCGACCCGTGGGAGAGCGCGATGGCCGGTCTGCGCGCCTACCTGCGGGTCTGCCTCGAGCCCTCCTACCAGCGGATCGTGCTGCACGAGGGGCCGGTGGTGATGGGCTGGGAGCGCTGGCGGGAGGCCGAGGAGCAGTTCAGCTACGGCCTGGTGCGGGCCACCGTGGTCGGGCTGGCCGAGTCCGGCGAGATCGACGACCTGCCGGTGGAGCCGATGTCCCGGCTGATGTTCGGCGCGCTGGCCGGCAGCGCCACCCAGATCGCCAACGCGGCCGACCCGAAGAAGGCCAGCGAGGAGGTCGGGACCTGCATCGAGCGGGTGATGCAGGGCCTGCGGCTGCTGCACAAGGTGGGCAACGCCGAGCCGATCCGGGTGGAGACCTCGGTTCCGCGCAGGACGCGCCGTCGTTGAACCCGGGATAGCGTGTTCCGCGTGGACTTCAGGATCTTCACCGAGCCCCAGCAGGGGGCCAGCTACGACGATCTGCTCCGGGTCGCGCGCGCGGCCGAGGACGCCGGGTACGACGCGTTCTTCCGCTCCGACCACTACTTGAAGATGGGTTCGGTCAGCGGGCTGCCCGGCCCCACCGACGCCTGGGTGACGCTGGCCGGTCTGGCCAGGGAGACCAAGCGGATCCGGCTGGGCACGCTGATGACCGCGGCCACCTTCCGCTATCCGGGTCCGCTGGCGATCCAGGTCGCGCAGGTGGACCAGATGTCCGGTGGCCGGGTGGAGCTCGGGCTGGGCGCGGGCTGGTTCGAGGCCGAGCACCGCAACTACGGCATCCCGTTCCCGGACGTGGCCGAGCGCTTCGACCGCTATGCCGAGCAGCTGGCGGTGATCACCGGGCTGTGGCGGACGCCGGAAGGTGAGACCTTCAGCTTCGACGGCGAGCACTACCAGCTGACCGACTCGCCCGCGCTGCCCAAGCCGGTGCAGGCCGGTGGCCCGCCGGTGCTCATCGGCGGCCGCGGCGCCAAGCGCACGCCCGCGCTGGCCGCGCGCTACGCCGCCGAGTTCAACCTGCCCTTCGCCGACCCGGCCACCGCGGTGCGCCAGTTCGAGCGGGTGGAGGCGGCCTGCGCGGAGATCGGCAGGGACCCCAAGGAGATCATCCGCTCGGCCGCGCTGGTGCTCTGCCTCGGCCGGGACGAGTCCGAGGTGGCCCGCCGGGCCGCGGTGATCGGCCGCGAGGTGGACGAGCTGCGCGCCAACGGGCTGGCCGGCACGGTGGCCGAGGTGGTGGACAAGCTCGGTGCCTGGCGCGAGCAGACCGGCATCAGCCGGGTCTACCTGCAGGTGCTCGACCTCGACGACCTGGACCACCTGGAGCTGGTGGCCGCCGAGGTCCTGCCGCAGTTCCGCTGATCAGGCCTTCAGCTGGCCCGCGATGTCCGCCGCGGCCGCCAGCAGCACCAGGGCCGGGACCAGCGCGGTCCCGCGCAGCCGGTAGCGACCGCGGCCGTCCTGTTCGACCAGGCCGGCCGCGGTCAGCGGTTTGAGGTGGTG from Crossiella sp. CA-258035 harbors:
- a CDS encoding RDD family protein; amino-acid sequence: MSRWTGSWLSGPGAAREGDPAEEPGHRGERLGLPESGLGSVAGTGRRFLALLIDWVPCAAVGNFLTTNPAVSTIALFALLTVVSLAVFGRTPGHWVAGIKPASLTGQRLSFGHSVLRTLLLCLVIPPLVMDVDGRGLHDHVARTVVTIAR
- a CDS encoding TetR/AcrR family transcriptional regulator, producing the protein MATARPRRMEYSESTRQALVDSAVELFTRKGYAGTSLDEIAAKARVTKGALYHHFGGKQALFEAAFDSVETDMLARLAKIVAQPGDPWESAMAGLRAYLRVCLEPSYQRIVLHEGPVVMGWERWREAEEQFSYGLVRATVVGLAESGEIDDLPVEPMSRLMFGALAGSATQIANAADPKKASEEVGTCIERVMQGLRLLHKVGNAEPIRVETSVPRRTRRR
- a CDS encoding helix-turn-helix domain-containing protein; translation: MGNSNDRLWSVQDLSAFLDIPVHTIRGWRKTGYGPPARRVGKHLRWDPVQVRRWFDGLGQNDAA
- a CDS encoding DUF4191 domain-containing protein, with the translated sequence MAPKPPKLDKAAAKEASRERRAASKARRKQIFEAFKMQRREDKWLLPLMILAVLGSTGVVFGIGWLIGYPWVVLPLGIAIGALLAVSIFGRRVQRNVYSKADGQAGAAAWALGNLRGKWRVTQAVAGTTQLDAVHRVLGRPGVVLVGEGVPHRVKPLLAQEKKRIGRLIGDTPIYDVIVGNDEDEKQVPLRRLQTHLSKLPRNITVAQMDVIEKRLAALASRGAALPKGPLPQGAKMRNVQRTIRRR
- a CDS encoding oxidoreductase, with amino-acid sequence MRDWTAEDMPDQSGRTIVITGANSGLGLHSAYALAAKGAHLLLACRSPERGARAVDQVRTTAPRAKVELVRLDLSDLASVRAAAADIRERAGDRLHVLMNNAGVFGPPLGRTADGFEIQMGTNHLGHAALTWLLMPALRQAPGARVVTLSSLAHRRTTLRLDDLNYERRRYNAFVAYSESKLANLMFAQELDRRLSAADADVLSLAAHPGLTDTELAANGGRARRNKLLEVGVGLFNKVATMRTERGVLSQLYAATAPTVRGGQYYGPAGPGEVWGGPGLAGCSPESQDTAVAAELYEVSGKLTGIAPDPA
- a CDS encoding LLM class F420-dependent oxidoreductase codes for the protein MDFRIFTEPQQGASYDDLLRVARAAEDAGYDAFFRSDHYLKMGSVSGLPGPTDAWVTLAGLARETKRIRLGTLMTAATFRYPGPLAIQVAQVDQMSGGRVELGLGAGWFEAEHRNYGIPFPDVAERFDRYAEQLAVITGLWRTPEGETFSFDGEHYQLTDSPALPKPVQAGGPPVLIGGRGAKRTPALAARYAAEFNLPFADPATAVRQFERVEAACAEIGRDPKEIIRSAALVLCLGRDESEVARRAAVIGREVDELRANGLAGTVAEVVDKLGAWREQTGISRVYLQVLDLDDLDHLELVAAEVLPQFR
- the lipA gene encoding lipoyl synthase, encoding MTVVPEGRKLLRLEVRNSQTPIEKKPSWIKTRAKMGPEYRELKGLVKREGLHTVCEEAGCPNIYECWEDREATFLIGGDQCTRRCDFCQIDTGKPADFDAEEPRRVAESVQAMGLRYSTVTGVARDDLPDGGAWLYAETVRQIHALNPGTGVELLIPDFNADPEQLAEVFGSRPEVLAHNLETVPRIFKRIRPAFRYERSLQVITEARESGLVTKSNLILGMGETPDEVTEALQDLHDAGCDIITITQYLRPSLRHHPVERWVKPEEFVAHKETAERIGFAGVMAGPLVRSSYRAGRLYAQAKQFRGEQVPEHLSHLAEAGPGAQEITALMAR
- a CDS encoding site-specific integrase, which produces MGHIQDRWFKVEKDAVTGKPVLDAKGKPVKVKTDLHGVGLRYKVRYLDPDGNERSKTFPNGKLALAQAFLHQVENDKHKGTYLDPDKGRVLFRKLGEDWLNSRTFDESSREGTEFRLKLHVFPYLGDKEIRAILPSHIQEWDRELQKKGLAETYRRTIFANVSAIFTAAIDDERITKNPCNAKSVTKPRGEYPKVVPWPEQRVHAVRAKLGERYRVMIDAGAGCGLRQGEVFGLSPTDVTEDGQKLRVERQIKIVRGRLVFALPKHRKVREVPLSATGNAAIKAHSEKFEPLPVTLPWEEPDGKLVTVNLLLYTRERKPIYRHSFNHHVWKPALREAGVENPQRADGFHALRHFFASLLLDDGISIRALAEFLGHADPAFTLRVYTHLMPSSHERTRGAVDRVFSSTKRKAA
- the glnA gene encoding type I glutamate--ammonia ligase, giving the protein MFTNPDEVLSFIADNGVKFIDVRFCDLPGIMQHFTVPAASFERDTFEEGLAFDGSSVRGFQSIHESDMLLLPDVATARLDPFRIEKTLIINFFVHDPLTREPYSRDPRNIARKAEQYITESGIADACFFGAEAEFYLFDSVRFENRENASFHEVDSVAGWWNTGADEEGGNKGYKVKFKGGYFPVSPTDHFADLRDKITLNLIDSGFTVERAHHEVGTAGQAEINYKFNTLLHAADDLQLFKYIVKNTAWANGKTATFMPKPLYGDNGSGMHAHQSLWKEGSPLFHDESGYGGLSDTARHYIGGLLHHAPSLLAFTNPTVNSYHRLVPGYEAPVNLVYSSRNRSACIRIPITGNNPKAKRVEFRCPDSSGNPYLAFAAMLMAGLDGIKNKIEPPAPIDKDLYELPPEEAKNVPQVPGSLGEVLDNLERDHDFLLEGGVFTPDVIETWISYKRENEIDPIRLRPHPYEFALYYDV